The Pseudomonas sp. R4-35-07 genome contains a region encoding:
- a CDS encoding dermonecrotic toxin domain-containing protein, with translation MDELQSPEEFARPLLRQALRTEFFGLQDDENAILSREWKNHHLLGLIRNHARTTRQTLLEAALQNFEAAEAETGGMETGTAIYNPGPSGEVLSIIAATRFASVCRNLDIGGQYLAHIDNALEPTPNSGTSRTAAEVMQLLSSKEQLAFGVALHIAYLQKAFTTWQFLQLRSLQTTGNNIDIRCSLLTLQDVVLPNVMVIQASAIGLPMVLYTPQDPSAAFRLHPTWEDLHHGLAERLEQPQYLAFFTRLVPLQHQGSLLKLAPRPSPSARPNLESRLNLTPVRTHVFQDMATQRIIQIRNDARILAVPTADADLMSRQKRLQGYLELGKSLLFFAASFIPIVGEVLLAVSALQLLNTVYDGFAAWSRGDSEEALNDFLDAVDDAAMAVATAGVVKTAGFGVKLLKVHVANKGLRLWNPDLTPYRHPKMLPDGLVADKQGLYKHAQRYYLKLDDQIHALQRAPDSQQWQLSHPTDPDAYAPPVRGNSVGGWRAEHETPADWDDLKLVQRLGPDGASIKQPAVEPILLLGGMDSTGLRELHQDMLRPPPLLRDTIKHFSLDQEIADFNLDRAEGTTVTPQSPFIQFHLVCALPEWPATRRLKIVDERQQVLISHGSGANAIEVSASRFRKGELLHALEQQMPREEFNQLLPALYIDYFTPVENLASRLLESVPAQRQRLFSLLDSHGEEPVSQVEQDLRPTMPELSKRHLEEMEATLSPQERQHLHQEKKLPSTQEWEATQYRDVARSARIHEGIFLDSMSSHESVPLVLHTLEQLPGWPGARRIEVYENDNSGPLLGHIGSEQDSLRHILIRQGEQYAVQDAEATELHAPSTLFSALEHTLTEAERSALLRESNAGTLKQAIHQHSLAMIAKPPLPPLARLAPTAPVQAPGIALDPLFATQTAPAGLTLRADGIHQSAPLPNGGYHYYVLEGGNYFQVKAEGQKWRLIDARSPFRAYRPYLRAKTSGGWDIDPSSQGLMGGMQAAALPSGEPMELSDEFESAHSSSEYDSAEEGTVNSLYTPKEMETMRSTRSYQHSQNYRRIYDRANNGRYPLRDLTGRPLRIRSIQIRSKSLTSDQTFSKELILPFLQWEGYERVARLYEDKLEVTPFTAAHQKCVQEAVMIGEQTVISRKPLIKGEALGVYGGELVPYYVAAYRQDPYLIDVKPFEPIPAAPQPVILSGDNVLSRINTIFEYEANLPVRQASTGYNVEVARFNVTTQIAEQPRDNFFLSAFFASEDIPAGTELRWNYQYNEPTVRALFGALPQANA, from the coding sequence ATGGATGAACTGCAAAGCCCCGAGGAGTTTGCCAGGCCATTGTTACGCCAAGCCCTGCGGACCGAGTTCTTCGGTTTGCAGGACGACGAGAACGCCATCCTGTCCCGCGAATGGAAAAACCATCATCTGCTGGGCCTGATCCGTAATCACGCCCGCACCACCCGGCAAACGCTGCTGGAAGCGGCCTTGCAGAATTTCGAAGCAGCGGAAGCCGAGACCGGCGGCATGGAAACTGGCACCGCCATCTATAATCCCGGCCCCAGCGGCGAAGTGCTGAGCATTATTGCTGCGACACGCTTCGCCAGCGTCTGCCGCAACCTGGATATCGGCGGCCAGTACCTCGCGCATATCGATAACGCGCTTGAACCCACGCCCAACTCCGGCACGTCCCGTACCGCCGCCGAGGTCATGCAACTCTTGTCCAGTAAAGAGCAGCTTGCCTTTGGGGTCGCACTGCATATCGCCTACCTGCAGAAGGCGTTCACCACCTGGCAGTTTCTGCAGCTGCGCAGCCTCCAGACCACTGGAAATAACATCGACATACGGTGCAGCCTTTTGACCCTCCAGGATGTTGTTCTGCCCAATGTCATGGTGATTCAGGCGTCGGCGATCGGGCTGCCGATGGTTCTCTACACACCCCAGGACCCCAGCGCGGCGTTTCGCCTGCATCCAACCTGGGAGGATCTCCACCACGGCCTGGCCGAACGCCTGGAACAGCCGCAATACCTGGCTTTTTTCACTCGCCTGGTACCGCTGCAACATCAGGGAAGCCTGTTGAAGCTGGCCCCTCGACCGTCACCCAGTGCGCGCCCGAACCTGGAGAGCAGGCTCAACCTGACCCCGGTCCGTACGCATGTGTTTCAGGACATGGCTACGCAACGCATCATCCAGATCAGGAATGACGCGCGCATCCTGGCCGTGCCCACTGCCGATGCCGACCTGATGAGCCGGCAAAAGCGTCTGCAGGGCTATCTGGAACTGGGTAAGTCACTGTTGTTTTTTGCCGCGTCATTCATTCCAATCGTCGGTGAAGTGCTGTTGGCCGTCAGCGCCTTGCAGCTGCTCAATACCGTCTATGACGGCTTCGCCGCCTGGAGCCGCGGCGATAGCGAAGAGGCCTTGAATGACTTTCTCGACGCGGTGGACGACGCCGCGATGGCAGTCGCCACCGCAGGCGTGGTCAAGACCGCCGGCTTCGGTGTAAAACTGCTGAAAGTGCACGTGGCCAACAAGGGCTTGCGCCTGTGGAACCCCGACCTGACCCCCTATCGGCATCCCAAGATGCTGCCCGACGGCCTGGTCGCGGATAAGCAGGGTTTGTATAAACATGCGCAGCGGTATTACCTGAAGCTTGATGATCAGATTCATGCCTTGCAACGGGCGCCCGATAGCCAGCAATGGCAGCTGTCCCACCCTACCGACCCCGACGCCTACGCGCCGCCCGTGCGGGGCAACTCTGTCGGCGGATGGCGCGCCGAGCATGAGACGCCCGCCGACTGGGATGACCTCAAGCTGGTCCAACGCCTGGGCCCGGACGGGGCCTCGATCAAACAGCCCGCCGTTGAGCCGATCCTCCTGCTCGGCGGCATGGACAGCACCGGCCTGCGCGAGCTCCACCAGGACATGCTGAGGCCGCCGCCATTGCTGCGGGACACGATCAAGCACTTCAGCCTGGACCAGGAGATCGCCGACTTCAACCTCGATCGCGCCGAAGGCACTACGGTCACACCGCAGTCCCCCTTCATCCAGTTCCACCTGGTGTGTGCATTGCCGGAATGGCCTGCGACCCGGCGGCTGAAAATCGTCGACGAACGGCAACAGGTACTGATCAGCCACGGTAGCGGCGCCAACGCGATCGAGGTGAGCGCTTCACGCTTCAGAAAAGGCGAACTGCTGCATGCACTGGAGCAGCAGATGCCGCGGGAAGAATTCAATCAATTGCTACCTGCGCTGTACATCGACTATTTCACCCCGGTCGAAAACCTTGCCTCACGCCTGCTGGAAAGCGTTCCGGCACAACGCCAGCGCCTGTTTTCGTTGCTCGATAGCCACGGCGAGGAACCCGTTAGCCAGGTTGAACAGGACCTTCGCCCAACCATGCCCGAACTGTCCAAGCGTCACCTTGAAGAAATGGAAGCCACCCTCAGCCCGCAGGAACGGCAACACCTGCACCAGGAGAAAAAACTGCCGTCAACACAAGAGTGGGAAGCCACCCAATACCGCGACGTGGCGCGCAGCGCACGCATCCACGAAGGCATTTTTCTCGATTCGATGAGCAGTCATGAGAGCGTGCCACTGGTGTTGCACACTCTGGAACAGTTGCCAGGCTGGCCAGGCGCACGCCGCATCGAGGTGTACGAAAATGATAACAGCGGCCCGCTGCTGGGACATATTGGCAGCGAACAGGACAGCCTGCGTCACATCCTGATCCGCCAGGGCGAACAGTACGCCGTGCAGGACGCCGAGGCGACAGAGCTGCATGCACCGAGCACGCTGTTCAGCGCGCTGGAACATACGCTGACCGAGGCCGAGCGCAGCGCGCTTTTGCGTGAGTCGAATGCAGGCACGCTCAAACAAGCCATCCATCAGCATAGCCTGGCAATGATCGCCAAACCGCCGCTGCCGCCGCTCGCCAGGCTAGCCCCAACGGCGCCCGTGCAGGCCCCCGGGATTGCGCTTGATCCACTGTTCGCCACGCAAACCGCCCCGGCAGGCCTGACGCTGCGCGCTGATGGTATCCATCAGTCAGCCCCGCTGCCCAACGGTGGCTATCACTATTACGTCCTGGAGGGCGGGAACTACTTTCAGGTCAAAGCCGAAGGGCAGAAATGGCGACTGATCGATGCCCGCAGCCCGTTCAGGGCTTACCGGCCCTACCTGCGCGCAAAAACCTCCGGTGGCTGGGATATCGATCCGAGCAGCCAGGGGTTGATGGGTGGCATGCAAGCGGCTGCTTTGCCATCGGGAGAGCCGATGGAGCTTAGCGACGAGTTTGAGTCGGCGCACTCATCCAGCGAATACGACTCAGCAGAAGAAGGCACGGTCAACAGCCTGTATACGCCGAAGGAGATGGAGACCATGCGGTCCACACGAAGCTATCAACACAGCCAGAACTATCGACGCATTTATGATCGCGCCAACAATGGCCGCTACCCCCTGCGCGATTTAACAGGTCGCCCATTGCGGATCAGAAGCATACAAATCCGCAGCAAATCGCTTACGTCCGATCAAACTTTCAGCAAGGAATTGATCCTGCCTTTTTTGCAGTGGGAAGGGTATGAACGGGTTGCACGCCTCTATGAAGACAAACTAGAAGTGACACCCTTCACTGCGGCCCACCAAAAGTGTGTGCAGGAGGCAGTGATGATCGGCGAGCAGACCGTCATAAGCAGGAAGCCGTTGATAAAAGGTGAGGCGCTCGGCGTCTATGGCGGGGAACTGGTGCCGTATTATGTGGCGGCTTATCGGCAGGATCCCTATTTGATCGACGTCAAACCTTTTGAACCCATTCCCGCTGCACCACAGCCGGTCATTTTGTCGGGTGACAACGTACTTTCGCGAATAAATACGATTTTTGAGTACGAAGCAAATCTGCCGGTCAGGCAGGCATCCACGGGCTATAACGTAGAGGTTGCGCGGTTCAACGTCACGACACAGATTGCTGAGCAACCCAGGGACAACTTTTTCCTCAGTGCATTCTTTGCCAGTGAAGATATCCCTGCCGGTACCGAGTTGCGTTGGAATTACCAATACAACGAGCCCACGGTGAGGGCGCTGTTCGGTGCGCTCCCTCAGGCAAACGCCTGA
- a CDS encoding YgiQ family radical SAM protein: MQTAKPLFDYPKYWAECFGPAPFLPMSREEMDQLGWDSCDIIIVTGDAYVDHPSFGMAIIGRLLESQGFRVGIIAQPNWQSKDDFMKLGEPNLFFGVAAGNMDSMINRYTADKKIRSDDAYTPGGMAGKRPDRASLVYSQRCKEAYKNVPIVLGGIEASLRRIAHYDYWQDRVRNSILIDATADILLYGNAERAIVEVAQRLSWGHKIEDITDVRGTAFIRRDTPAGWYEVDSTRIDRPGKVDKIINPYVNTQDTQACAIEQEKGPVDDPEEAKVVQILASPRMTRDKTVIRLPSVEKVRGDAVLYAHANRVLHLETNPGNARALVQKHGEVDVWFNPPPIPMTTEEMDYVFGMPYARVPHPAYGKEKIPAYDMIRFSVNIMRGCFGGCTFCSITEHEGRIIQNRSEESIIREIEEIRDKVPGFTGVISDLGGPTANMYRIACKSPEIESACRKPSCVFPGICPNLNTDHSSLIQLYRSARALPGVKKILIASGLRYDLAVESPEYVKELVTHHVGGYLKIAPEHTEEGPLNQMMKPGIGSYDKFKRMFEKYTKEAGKEQYLIPYFIAAHPGTTDEDMMNLALWLKGNGFRADQVQAFYPSPMATATAMYHSGKNPLRKVTYKSDAVTIVKSEEQRRLHKAFLRYHDPKGWPMLREALTRMGRADLIGPGKDQLIPLHQPSTDSYQSARRKNSTPAGSHKVAKETTTKILTQHTGLPPRGSDGSNPWDKREQAKAAAQARNKQAAKERTDAAKGKGGKPARKPVVPR, from the coding sequence ATGCAAACAGCCAAGCCGTTATTTGACTATCCCAAGTACTGGGCCGAATGTTTCGGTCCTGCGCCATTCCTGCCGATGAGCAGGGAGGAGATGGATCAGCTTGGCTGGGATTCATGCGACATCATCATCGTCACCGGTGATGCCTACGTTGACCATCCGTCGTTCGGCATGGCGATCATCGGCCGGCTGCTGGAGTCCCAGGGCTTTCGCGTCGGGATCATTGCCCAGCCGAACTGGCAGTCCAAAGACGACTTCATGAAGCTCGGCGAGCCGAACCTGTTTTTCGGCGTCGCGGCCGGTAACATGGATTCGATGATCAACCGCTACACCGCCGACAAAAAAATCCGTTCCGACGACGCCTACACCCCAGGCGGCATGGCCGGCAAACGCCCGGACCGCGCCAGCCTGGTGTATAGCCAGCGCTGCAAGGAAGCCTACAAGAACGTGCCGATCGTGCTCGGCGGCATTGAGGCCTCCCTGCGCCGCATCGCCCACTATGACTACTGGCAGGACCGCGTGCGCAACTCGATCCTGATCGACGCCACTGCCGATATCCTGCTGTACGGCAACGCCGAGCGCGCGATTGTCGAAGTCGCCCAGCGCCTGTCGTGGGGCCACAAGATCGAAGACATCACCGATGTGCGCGGCACCGCGTTCATTCGCCGCGACACCCCGGCCGGCTGGTACGAAGTGGACTCCACGCGCATCGACCGTCCGGGCAAGGTCGACAAGATCATCAACCCGTACGTCAATACCCAGGACACCCAGGCTTGCGCTATCGAGCAAGAGAAAGGCCCTGTCGACGATCCGGAAGAAGCCAAGGTCGTGCAGATCCTGGCAAGCCCGCGCATGACCCGCGACAAGACCGTGATCCGCCTGCCCTCGGTGGAAAAAGTCCGGGGCGACGCGGTGCTCTATGCTCACGCCAACCGCGTATTGCACCTGGAAACCAACCCAGGCAACGCCCGCGCCCTGGTGCAGAAGCACGGTGAAGTAGACGTGTGGTTCAACCCGCCGCCCATTCCCATGACCACTGAAGAAATGGACTACGTGTTCGGTATGCCGTACGCCCGCGTACCGCACCCTGCGTATGGCAAGGAGAAGATTCCGGCCTACGACATGATCCGTTTCTCGGTGAACATCATGCGTGGCTGCTTCGGCGGCTGCACCTTCTGCTCGATCACCGAGCACGAAGGTCGCATCATCCAGAACCGTTCCGAAGAGTCGATCATTCGCGAGATCGAAGAGATCCGCGACAAGGTCCCGGGCTTTACCGGGGTGATTTCCGACCTCGGCGGCCCGACCGCGAACATGTACCGCATCGCCTGCAAGAGCCCGGAAATCGAATCCGCGTGCCGCAAGCCGTCGTGCGTGTTCCCCGGCATCTGCCCGAACCTGAACACCGACCACTCGTCGTTGATCCAGCTGTACCGCAGCGCCCGTGCGTTGCCGGGTGTGAAGAAAATCCTGATTGCCTCCGGCCTGCGCTATGACTTGGCCGTCGAGTCGCCGGAATATGTGAAAGAGCTGGTCACCCACCACGTCGGTGGCTACCTGAAGATCGCCCCGGAGCACACCGAGGAAGGTCCGCTCAACCAGATGATGAAACCGGGCATCGGCAGCTATGACAAGTTCAAGCGCATGTTCGAGAAGTACACCAAGGAAGCGGGTAAGGAGCAGTACCTGATCCCGTACTTCATCGCCGCCCACCCCGGCACCACCGATGAAGACATGATGAACCTGGCCCTGTGGCTCAAGGGTAACGGCTTCCGCGCCGACCAGGTGCAGGCGTTCTACCCGTCGCCGATGGCCACCGCCACCGCGATGTATCACTCGGGCAAGAACCCGCTGCGCAAGGTCACCTACAAGAGCGACGCGGTGACCATCGTCAAGAGCGAAGAGCAGCGCCGTCTGCACAAGGCGTTCCTGCGCTACCACGACCCGAAAGGCTGGCCGATGCTGCGTGAAGCGCTGACCCGCATGGGCCGCGCCGACCTGATTGGTCCGGGCAAGGACCAGCTGATCCCACTGCACCAGCCGAGTACCGACAGCTACCAGAGCGCCCGTCGCAAGAACTCGACGCCGGCCGGCAGCCATAAGGTCGCCAAGGAAACCACCACCAAAATCCTGACCCAGCACACCGGCCTGCCACCCCGTGGCAGCGACGGCAGCAACCCGTGGGACAAGCGTGAACAAGCCAAGGCAGCGGCCCAGGCGCGAAACAAGCAGGCGGCGAAGGAACGTACCGATGCGGCGAAGGGCAAAGGCGGCAAGCCTGCGCGTAAGCCGGTTGTGCCGCGTTGA